In one window of Helianthus annuus cultivar XRQ/B chromosome 17, HanXRQr2.0-SUNRISE, whole genome shotgun sequence DNA:
- the LOC110921320 gene encoding WAT1-related protein At3g18200-like has translation MYMISQAIVLKKYPAAVITLMFSYCLICTVLSGAVSLIVETDLSSFSLEPYSRLFSVLFSGIFGYAFLVTVQSWCVRKEGPTFCSYVSSGWNCDRCHLFRRRFLSWKFVGINYCCHRILYRDVGKSPRTKDIGLECELKVGR, from the exons ATGTATATGATATCACAG gCGATTGTCCTTAAGAAATACCCTGCTGCAGTAATCACTCTAATGTTCTCGTACTGTCTTATCTGCACCGTTTTATCCGGTGCAGTTTCTTTGATTGTCGAAACTGACCTAAGTAGCTTCAGTTTAGAGCCTTATTCGAGACTGTTTTCCGTCCTTTTCTCG GGGATATTCGGGTATGCTTTTCTCGTTACAGTTCAATCATGGTGTGTGCGAAAAGAGGGGCCCACTTTTTGTAGCTATGTTTCATCCGGTTGGAATTGTGATCGGTGTCATCTTTTTAGGCGACGGTTTCTATCTTGGAAG TTTGTTGGGATCAATTATTGTTGTCATCGGATTTTATACCGTGATGTGGGGAAAAGCCCAAGAACAAAAGATATTGGACTCGAGTGTGAGCTCAAAGTTGGACGATGA
- the LOC110921318 gene encoding MLP-like protein 423: MSATPQQQNMMQNSEGPHALLIMESERQFIRDKIFNYIMLRQTREMAPKVMDIARRLEEGLFKIAATKEDYLNLDTLESRLHALIKRPPQNQQCQQQNSANVAMGRMIPTPGSNLMAPSSANHGNGMMSSVVNQGSVSMNTLGSSRSMHTDGKLDVEVKVKSNADQFWNAIMDSANLFPKVCSDLYKTVELLKGDGRSLGSVRMVHFAEGSPIVKSSKEKIDELDAAKKKVAYSVIDGDMMQYYKSFKATLEVIPEGEVSLVKWVCEFEKASDEVPNPDMIRDFAAKNFKEIDEYLLKA, translated from the exons ATGTCTGCCACGCCACAACAACAGAATATGATGCAGAACTCTGAAGGTCCCCATGCTTTACTTATTATGGAGTCAGAACGGCAGTTTATACGAGATAAGAT ATTTAATTACATCATGCTGCGACAAACTCGGGAGATGGCCCCAAAGGTCATGGATATCGCTAGACGCTTGGAAGAAGGCTTATTCAAAATTGCTGCAACAAAG gAGGATTATTTAAATTTAGACACATTGGAAAGTCGTTTACATGCTCTGATCAAACGTCCCCCCCAGAATCAACAATGTCAGCAACAAAATAGTGCTAATGTTGCAATGGGACGAATGATTCCAACTCCTGGAAGTAATTTAATGGCTCCATCATCTGCTAATCATGGTAATGGCATGATGTCATCAGTTGTCAATCAAGGAAGCGTTTCTATGAATACCCTTGGGTCTTCCAGAAGCATGCACACTGATG GAAAGCTTGATGTTGAAGTGAAGGTGAAATCCAATGCAGATCAGTTCTGGAATGCCATCATGGACTCTGCCAACCTCTTCCCTAAAGTCTGCTCTGATCTCTACAAAACCGTCGAACTTCTTAAAGGCGATGGCCGCAGCCTTGGATCCGTCCGCATGGTTCACTTTGCCGAAG GATCGCCGATTGTGAAATCGTCGAAAGagaagattgatgaacttgatgCGGCAAAAAAGAAAGTGGCATATAGTGTGATTGATGGGGACATGATGCAATACTACAAGAGTTTCAAGGCTACTCTTGAGGTGATTCCTGAGGGTGAAGTAAGCCTTGTGAAATGGGTTTGTGAGTTTGAGAAAGCGAGTGATGAGGTTCCGAATCCCGACATGATCAGAGACTTTGCTGCCAAGAACTTTAAGGAGATTGATGAGTATCTCCTTAAAGCATAA